One genomic window of Chiloscyllium punctatum isolate Juve2018m chromosome 23, sChiPun1.3, whole genome shotgun sequence includes the following:
- the LOC140494046 gene encoding uncharacterized protein, whose protein sequence is MTKEPIRAPSVVWPEYGSDEDWVCQILNVYVNRKQPFDPEESKYAAAWLAGDGESPTRLYPLIPQTDPRKPQKSWDILTDGLPRSSPPPYIPPAHDQASSADLPPATDNSESQQATTSEEGTAGGGTGGGTELTPGTRKSVRFEMRRGREEGLRAGRSDNMEQLNPLREVPFGNERTGFVVQPLNSGDIRQLRNELPRLLDDPISVGIQLDQFLGPSIYTWAELQAMMRILFNYDEIVMIRNSAMAIWDREHQDGPQRGEQKYPLEDPRWDHNDAGGRANMTDLRSLIIRGIQTCVPKQRNLAKAFEVGQKKDESPSRLKYLLVVVDHLTGWVEAFPTTTATATQVSKILFEQIIPRFGLPRAIDSDQGSHFTLTVLQNVVQAMGIDWDLHTPWHPSSSGKVERMNQTIKKQLTKLTSEIGLPWTKCLPLALLQIRTQPRRDLGVSPFEMLFGLPFHGPKGEPPVFESRDMFVQKYVVALGSALSRLRQQGLLAQTPPLEFAVHTVKPGQWVLIKSWKERTLEPTWDGPFLVLLTTETAVRTAEKGWTHYTRVKGPVPQPTEDERTSLTKASKE, encoded by the exons atgaccaaagaacctatccgcgccccctcggtagtttggcccgagtatgggtctgatgaagactgggtgtgtcaaatcctaaatgtatatgttaacagaaaacaaccgtttgacccagaggagagcaaatacgccgccgcctggttggcgggcgacggcgagagtcccacgcgtctctatcctctgattccccaaacagacccgaggaagccccagaagtcttgggacatcctcactgACGGTTTGCCAcggtcttccccgcccccgtatataccacccgcgcacgaccaggcgtccagcgcggacctccctcctgcgacggataattccgagtcccagcaggctacgaccagtgaggaagggactgctggggggggcacaggagggggcacagaactcaccccaggcactaggaaatcagtccgattcgagatgcggagaggtcgagaagagggattgagagctgggaggagtgacaatatggaacagctgaaccccttacgagaggtgccgtttgggaacgaacggaccgggttcgtagtacaacctttaaattctggggatatccggcaactccgtaatgaactaccccgtctactggacgaccccatcagtgtgggaatacaactggaccaatttctggggcccagtatatacacatgggctgaactgcaggccatgatgagaatactatttaattacgatgaaattgttatgatccggaatagtgcaatggccatttgggatagggagcatcaggacggccctcagcgtggagagcagaagtaccccttagaggacccccggtgggatcataacgatgcggggggacgggccaatatgacagacctcagaagccttataatcagggggatccaaacctgcgtgcccaaacagcggaatttagcaaaagcatttgaagttggacagaaaaaggatgaatccccga gtcgcctgaagtatctattagtagtggtagatcacctgacaggatgggtggaagctttccccactaccacggcaacggcaactcaggttagcaagattctattcgagcaaatcatcccacgatttgggctaccccgcgctattgactctgaccaggggagccacttcaccttgaccgtcctccagaatgtagtgcaagcaatggggattgactgggatttgcacaccccctggcatccctcctcctcgggcaaggtcgaaagaatgaaccagaccatcaaaaagcagctaaccaagctcactagtgaaatcggcctgccttggaccaaatgcctaccccttgccctgttgcaaattcgcacccagccaaggcgggatttgggcgtctcccctttcgaaatgttatttggcctcccgttccatgggccgaagggggaacctcctgtatttgagtctcgggatatgtttgtgcaaaaatatgtggtggctctggggtctgctctatctcgtttacgccaacagggacttttggcacagacgccgcccctcgagtttgcggtgcacaccgtcaagccgggtcagtgggtcctgattaaaagctggaaggaacgtaccctcgaaccaacttgggacggtcccttcctggtacttttgacgaccgaaacggctgtccgtacggccgaaaagggctggacacattacactcgagtcaagggaccagtgccacaaccgacggaggacgaacgaacctctctgacaaaggcatctaaggaatag